GAATCGAATGATAAGAATGTGTATAATTGAAAAACCTAAATGGCTTGAGTTGAGGTCGACATGAAAAGGCCAACACAATATAGTGAAATTAAagaatgaagaaagagaaactAACCAGATGAGAGCTGATTCGAAGTGCTTTGTCTTTCAATTCGGGCTTTATCACCAACTGGTGCTCCTTAATCTTGACCACTTGCGAATTCAAAGCTTCTTTTGATTTCTCACTCGGTGACTTGAACATCGACACACTTCCGACGAACCACGCGTGGTTTTCCTCCAACTTCTTCGCCTGAAATTGAGATTGCAAACCAAAATATTGTATCAACGCACCCAAAATAAGACCCATAAGTAtacgaagaggaagagagagattaCGTACGATGAATTGAGGAAGGTCATCAGAGAGAGAAGCATTCTCGAGTTCGGTGAGAAGAGAGTCAAACGGATCCCACCAGAGAGATGCATCGACGGATTTAGGGTTCGCCATTGAAAGAGCTTAGTGAAAAGACCAGTTCCAGGAGCGCTTAAACCCTAGATTTAGAGCCTAGGGACGAGAGATGAAAAAATACagtatttgtgatttttttttttcagattttaatttttttttgtttggcgcttttcaaaattagaaaataattcaCTTTGGGCCACGAATACTAAAGGCCTAAAGCCCATTTCTTCCACAATTCTATGTCAGTCAATATTTTCGGATCCATGGAAAAGTCGAATACAAAATTATTGGGTTTTGTTACAACAACGTACGGTAGATTGATGAGTCGAATTCCAAAATAGGCTCATGCACGCACTGCGGCACTGGACAGTGGACGCACATACTATATCTAATCTAATGAAAGATTTGCACTTTTGACCATCTCCCTCcaatatgttattttcttaattactaTCGAACTTCATTTTACATACCTCTGACTTATAATGTTGATGAATATATGTAACATGATTGCAAATTGTTAATTACATTGATCACGGCCTTAAGCTGAACTCATCTCATAACGAAAGAAACGTATCattatcaaataatattattgttgGAAGATTGTATGCTgggaatataaacaaacaaaacagtcgTCTACACATAGAAGATAACTCAGCGACATATAAAAAgccaacaacaaaagagaatattaaACACATGCAAAGATAACAATTAAAAAGGCAACACGTTGATTATACATCAAGTatacgtacatatatatatatacgtattaTAAGAAGTTTCTCAAGGGTGTGAAGGCAACGGAGGCCATTTCCCGAACTTGGGGTGGTGAATGTATTTTGGAGGAAGAGGCGGAAACTTAGGAAGTGGTGGAAGTGGCGGACATGGCTTCTTTGGAATCACCACCGGTGGTTTGTATACTGGTACCGGCGGAGGACACGGCTTTTTCGGGATCACAACAGGTGGTATGTAGATTGGTGGATGCTCTATCTTTGGCGGCGGCTTGTATATTGGAACCGGCGGTGGAAGATCTATCTTTGGCGGACACGGTTTCTTCGGCGGCTTGTGGATTGGTACCGACGGTGGTACCACTATCTTTGGCGGCGGCTTGTGTACTGGAACCGGCGCCGGTGGGTCAACTTTCTTCGGTGGTGGCTTGTAAACCGGTACGGGAGGTGGAAGCTCGACCTTAGGCGGACATGGCTTCTTCGGGATATGCGGTGGCTTGTGTACCGGAACCGGAGGTGGGTGCTCGACCTTTGGCGGTGGCTTGTAAACCGGTACCGTAGGTGGGTGCTCGACCTTTGGTGGCGGCTTGTAAACCGGAACCGGAGGTGGGTGTTCCACCTTAGGCGGACATGGCTTCTTATGGATGGGCGGTGGAAGCTCTACCTTTGGCGGTGGCTTGTAAACTGGTACCGGAGGTGGGTGCTCAATCTTCGGCGGGTTAGGTGGACAGGGCTTCTTAGTAATCGGCGGTGGAAGTTCTACCTTTGGTGGTGGCTCGTAAACGGGGACAGGTGGTGGAACCTCTTTCTTTGGCGGTGGATCGTAAACCGGAACCGGAGGCGGGACTTCTACCTTTGGCGGCGGCTCGTAAACCGGAACCGGGGGTGGAACCTCCTCAGGAGGGCTGTATTTAGGTGGACATGGTTTCTTGAGAAAAGGGGGAAGTTCCAAAGGCGGAGGTAAAGGGAAAGGATGATGAAAGCCCTTAAAAGGAGGTAACTTAGGCATATGCCAGAAGAATTTCGAAACGCAAATTTCGGGTGAAAACTTCAGGTTTTGTTTGAGACCCAAAACGTGTTTATCCCCGGATTTGGATATATACACGATCTTGGTTGACTCGAGGCCATCGTGAGCTGGACAAGGGGTTCCGGACGCGCTGTGAAGCTGAGCGTAACACTCCTCCTTTAAAGCTCCGTCGTCGGAGACAATGTCATGAGGAATGTTCAGACCAAACTTTCCTTTATCGTCAATGTTTCCCGAACCTTTTGTAACAAAATGGCCTTTATTCACCTTACAGTCAATCGTCACTCGGAGTcctataacaaaataatatcacACATTGATcaaacaatcacaaaaaaaaaaaaaaaaaaaaaaaNNNNNNNNNNNNNNNNNNNNNNNNNNNNNNNNNNNNNNNNNNNNNNNNNNNNNNNNNNNNNNNNNNNNNNNNNNNNNNNNNNNNNNNNNNNNNNNNNNNNNNNNNNNNNNNNNNNNNNNNNNNNNNNNNNNNNNNNNNNNNNNNNNNNNNNNNNNNNNNNNNNNNNNNNNNNNNNNNNNNNNNNNNNNNNNNNNNNNNNNNNNNNNNNNNNNNNNNNNNNNNNNNNNNNNNNNNNNNNNNNNNNNNNNNNNNNNNNNNNNNNNNNNNNNNNNNNNNNNNNNNNNNNNNNNNNNNNNNNNNNNNNNNNNNNNNNNNNNNNNNNNNNNNNNNNNNNNNNNNNNNNNNNNNNNNNNNNNNNNNNNNNNNNNNNNNNNNNNNNNNNNNNNNNNNNNNNNNNNNNNNNNNNNNNNNNNNNNNNNNNNNNNNNNNNNNNNNNNNNNNNNNNNNNNNNNNNNNNNNNNNNNaaaaaaaaaaaaaaaaaaaaaaaactatacattacaaaagtttttaatgTTGGTTATTAAGTTGCCTGAAAATGCATGGGGGTTTTTGATCTTGCTCTCGGCGTAACCGACAACTTCGACGACACGAGCGACTGAGAGAGTAGTCGCTGATAAGAGAACCGACACGAGAAGGAGGAGGCACGGAACCGAACCTCGAGGTTCGGCTAAGATCCTCATTGGGATTCACACCCTCTGAGATCTTTGACACACTTGTCTTTCGCTTGCTGAAAATTTAAagtatataaaagaagaaagaaactctatgatatatatagagtattAGTGGGAGAAGGTGATATGATTATAGCGAGACTTCCTTTCCTTTATATAATGGTTTTATCAAAGAATTTTTTGAAGTTGGGAACTTAATAATTACTGTTTCCTAattaacctctttttttttctttaccaacAATAATTGGATTCGGCGGttctattatttttgtatcatttattaaataattgtaTGGTCCATCTTATCGTTGTTACTTTCGTCTATAAGGTactttatgaatttttttcatGCAGGGTGGTTGAAACctattgactttttttgtttattttccttAATACGACAACGGTATTcaaatttactttttgtttctctcatcaAC
The sequence above is a segment of the Camelina sativa cultivar DH55 chromosome 10, Cs, whole genome shotgun sequence genome. Coding sequences within it:
- the LOC104716158 gene encoding proline-rich protein 4-like, which gives rise to MRILAEPRGSVPCLLLLVSVLLSATTLSVARVVEVVGYAESKIKNPHAFSGLRVTIDCKVNKGHFVTKGSGNIDDKGKFGLNIPHDIVSDDGALKEECYAQLHSASGTPCPAHDGLESTKIVYISKSGDKHVLGLKQNLKFSPEICVSKFFWHMPKLPPFKGFHHPFPLPPPLELPPFLKKPCPPKYSPPEEVPPPVPVYEPPPKVEVPPPVPVYDPPPKKEVPPPVPVYEPPPKVELPPPITKKPCPPNPPKIEHPPPVPVYKPPPKVELPPPIHKKPCPPKVEHPPPVPVYKPPPKVEHPPTVPVYKPPPKVEHPPPVPVHKPPHIPKKPCPPKVELPPPVPVYKPPPKKVDPPAPVPVHKPPPKIVVPPSVPIHKPPKKPCPPKIDLPPPVPIYKPPPKIEHPPIYIPPVVIPKKPCPPPVPVYKPPVVIPKKPCPPLPPLPKFPPLPPKYIHHPKFGKWPPLPSHP